The DNA window GTTCAGCTGCTGATCACAGTGCTCGACGTTAATGATAACGCCCCATTGTTTGCCCAGGCCGTGTACAGAGTACACTTACTAGAGACTACAGCAAATGGAACATTAGTGACCGCATTAAATGCCTCTGACGCTGACGAAGGTGTAAATGGCGaaattatcttttcctttgtCAGCGATGTTCCTCTTAACATTAAGAAAACCTTCAAAATAGATTCCACCTCAGGGGAAATTAAGTTAATTGGTAGACTGGATTATGAAGAAACAAATCCTACGAAATTCAAGTAAAAGCTGTTGACAAAGGAAGTCCTCCAATGTCAAATCACTGCAAGGTTTTAGTGAAAGTGCTGGATGTAAATGATAATGCTCCAGAAATGGCTGTCACATCCCTGTCTTTGCCGGTGAGAGAGGACTCTCCACCCAACACGGTCATAGCTTTCATCTCCTTGTCCGACCGAGACTCCGGCGTTAATGGGCAGATGACTTGTACCCTGACGCCTCATGTCCCCTTCAAGCTGGTGTCCACTTTCAAGAATTACTATTCCCTGGTGCTGGACGGCACCTTGGACCGCGAGAGCGTGGCGAGCTATGAGCTGGTGGTGACCGCGCGGGACGGCGGCTCGCCTTCGCTGTGGGCCACGGCGAGCGTGTCGGTGGAGGTGGGCGACGTGAACGACAACGCGCCGGTGTTCGCGCAGCCCGAGTACACGGTGTTCGTGAAGGAGAACAACGCGCCCGGCTGCCACATCTTCACGGTGTCGGCGCGCGACGCGGACGCGCAGGAGAACGCGCGGGTGGCCTACTCGCTGGTGGAGCGGCGGGTGGGCGAGCGCGCGCTGTCGAGCTACGTGTCGGTGCACGCGGAGAGCGGCCAGGTGTTCGCGCTGCAGCCGCTGGACCgcgaggagctggagctgctgcagttccgGGTGAGCGCGCGCGACGCGGGCGCGCCGCCGCTGGGCAGCAACGTGACGCTGCAGGTGTTCGTGCTGGACGAGAACGACAACGCGCCcgcgctgctgccgccgccgccgccgtcgcccTGGCCGCCGCACGGGTGGGCcgggggcgcgggcggcggggcgggcgtGGTGAGCAGCGGGTGGCGCGGTGGGTGGGCGCGGGCCAGGTGGTGGCGAAGGTGCGCGCGGTGGACGCGGACTCGGGCTACAACGCGTGGCTGTCGTACGAGCTgcaggaggaggcggcggcgccGGGGGGCGCGCGGAGCGCGTTCCGCGTGGGGCTGTACACGGGCGAGATCAGCACGACGCGCGCCCTGGACGAGGCGGACGCGGCGCGCCAGCGCCTGCTGGTGCTGGTGAAGGACCACGGCGAGCCGGCGCTGACGGCCACGGCcaccgtgctgctgtggctggaggacGGCGGCGCGGCGCCCAAGGCGTCTTCGCGGCTGGTGGTGggccccgcggcggcggcggcggaggcggcgctGGTGGACGTGCACGTGTACCTGGTGGTGGCGATCTGCGCGGTGTCGAGCCTGCTGGTGCTGACGCTGCTGGTGTACACGGCGCTGCGGTGCTCGGCGCCGCGCGGCGAGGGCGCGTGCGTGCCCGGGCCGGCCCGGCTGGTGTGCTCGAGCGCGGTGGGCAGCTGGGCTTCGtctccgcggcggcggcggcagcgggtgTGCTCTGGGGAGGGGCCGCCCAAGGCCGACCTCATGGCCTTCAGCCCCAGCCTTTCTCCAGGTGTGAACACGTCGGAAGGAAATGAACATCCAGAAACAAATTCGGATCTTTGTGGTAAGGTAAGTTCAACTTTAAAGCTTTggctttatttatgttttttaaattttacctacctaaccatttttttcaaaagtcacTTTAAAAGACGTATTCAAAGTGTTCAGTAAAATCAAAACATCTTACCGTTTATTGTaggtattaaaaaattttatataatgatttttattgtaggTATTTATTCTATTAGTCCCAGCTGCATCTTGAATGAAACTTGGAATCAAACCACCACCAAAGAAACTAATGTAGGAACAATCTGTCATATTCCTTTGCATGATACTTAGCATGATACTTTTGAAAGAATACTGAAGTAGTAAGTAGTTTTGATCATATTTTACACAGAATCTTAACATAGTTAAATACGGTGACATTTTCAAGTTTATATCTTGCAACAAAACATCAAGTCTTGAACAAAAAGTTATAGGCGACGTTACAGAAATTATCTTTCCCCTAAggttttttaagtttcaaagtgggcaattaaaaattgttttaagagaAAGTAATATGTATAGggtgatgttttaatttttatgttaaattatataaCTTTCTTGTGGTGATCAGTTTGCTGATGCCAACGACTTTGAGTTCTCCTACTTCTAGAAATgtggaattaattttttattataggatCTGCTTAGAAAACACTTACTGAGCCCCTTCCATTTACTCACAAATGTTCTAAAACCCTTTACTTTTACCTCTCTCAACCTTTCCAGTAACTCTGTAAAGTGCATACTTTAGGCGCACTTTATGGATGAAGGCACTGAGGCTCAGACGAAGTGCAGTATTTTTACTAAGTTTTCTGCAAGTTTCCCAAGAATATCCAGAACTTGCTTGTTTTAATGcacttcatttcctttcataaaatatttaaggtaGCTTACAATGGAAGAAATTTGCAAAAGCAAATGTTTAAAAGCCAAATTAAAAGATCAAGAGGAGTGTGAAcaatttatcaaaaaaattaatcatagGCTGAGTGCACATCCTAATACCTTCCTGGAAGTAACTAAATATAATAAATGGGAATAAAGGGAAATCTTCTATACCAGTTcttcaagagaggaaaaaaaacttctcttCCTGCTGTAAATTCAAAGAAGAGTGGATTCCTGCTCATTATGTCAGGGCTTAGCGATATAGTGAACAGCgtgtttgatagcatttttgcAAAACCACCTAAACATACttgttataaatattattatatttgccTATCATCAAATCAAGAGCATAATGTTAAACTTTACTTCATGTTTAATTCTGAAGTTACACAtgtattaacatattttttgtttgcaaacattcaaataaaaatacagaaaaagtccGATTAAAGTCCTCTTGTGAAAACATTCTATAGGAAATTAGTATAATTTGCTAAGTTTCCAGAGATTTGAAATGATATAGAGCTGTTGCTTGGAGTGTTGCAAGAAATAAGCCGTGAGCATGTTTCTGTAACTTTCAAACATTAATTACTGTACCACCCCGCCTTTTGGCAAAAATcagccccaattttttttttttttagagttagGTTGTCAAGAAAAGTTTCCGGATCCTTTAAATATGAGATCAACTTTGGAAGATTATCAAATTGGGAAAGGTAAATTAAAGAGTcacaaaataatttctcttcctCGATTCGCATTGCTATATCTCCATGTGTAAGCCTAGGAGTTCCTCTAGGGACACTCAATATATTTAATCATCGGTTCATTTCACAAGCACGCATGGAGAGCCTGCTACATACTAAGCCCTAGTGTAGAAGCTACGACTCAGCAATAGTGAAATAGGCAAGGTCCTTGGCTTCAAGGGGACCACATTGCAGCCTATTGAAATAGAAATTATACTATGAAAAGACTTTGATGTAGTGTAATACtgccttttagttttctttgtctAACCAAGCTGTCTATAAGGGAGGATCTCATTCTATTCGTGACTTTTTAAAGATTggcaacataggagttccctggtggcctagtggttggggatctagcattgtcactgctgtggctcaggttactgctacaGCTGAGgattgatctctagcccaggaatttccacgtgccaagggtgtggctgaaaaaaaaggtaacataatGCTGACTATTACAAGCCAGTTTTCTGGAAACAAAGCAGATATGGGCTTTCCTTCTTTATGCAAATTGCACTCAGAAAACTTATGTGTAATTCTCATTGCTCcaactaaagaaaatataataaagtagGTGGAGATTGCTCTGGAAAGggtaattaaaatgataaaaaaggagttcccgtggtggcgcaatggttaacgaatccaactaggaaccatgaggttgcgggttcggtccctgcccttgctcagtgggttaacgatctggcgttgctgtgagctgtggtgtagattgcagacgcggctcggatcccacgttgctgtggctctggtgtaggctggcagctacagctctgattagacccctagcctgggaacctccatatgccacgggagcagcccaagaaatagcaaaaaaaaaaaaaaaaaaaaaaaaaaaaaaaaagataaaaaaaattaggagggatagaggaaattatattttgttttgctttcttttttgaccGTACCCATGACacgcagaagttctcaggccagcaatagaacctgagccacagcaatgaccagagacacaacagtgacaacaccaggtccttaacctactaagccactagggaactccagaaactacgTTTTGAgtccaaagaaaatcataagcaGTATTGAGAAGGTAAACATACACTTCTTCTAGCAAGCCAAAAAGAACTTGTTAGAGGCTGGCATTTGAAGCTAGAATGGCACGACTTGTTTCTTCAGGAATTTATATAGgttgaaaaatcaattttttagCAATACTTCACTGAGAGGTCAACAGTAAGATTACTAATGGAACTGGATGTCATTTGATGAATACCAGTAGCCTATTAAATTTGGCCTGAAGAAATTCAGGCATGCCTTCCCACAGCTACACTGGGATCACtgtcaaaacaaaattttagattAACGCATTTTGAATCTAAGAACAACCAAACATTTCTTTCTGTATTATGATTATTGTTGCAAAGGTTAAGACTTTTCTGGGTGAGTTGAAGGTATAATATCAGATATTAGTTAATGAtcactaaaccaaaaaaaaaaagtgggtttaaGATTCCAAAGCAGAGTTCAGCTTGTGGCTCAGCACCttacgaaccggactagtatccatgaggatgcggattgattcctggccttgctcagtgggttaaggagctagtgttgccatgagttgtggtatataGTTCGGCAGCCGTAGcactgattccacccctagcctgggaatttctatgtgccacacatgcagccctaaaaacaaacaaaaaaaagcaaaaaaaaaaattgcaaaacttgaagaatgatttttttaaatgaaaagatacttCTGGAATGGAGGAAAAGATAATTGTGGAGGggtatagttaatatttattttaatataattatgaatGGATTTTCCATTGATAGTATGTATTCTTGTGCTACTCAGAATCTTTGTGTGCCAACTTTCAATAGTTTTGTCTTCCTTTACAAGATTTTTCCAGAAAATGTATTACTTCTTCCCTCCTTTATAAAGATGTCCCTGTTGCcttgtttttctacttttctcctGTACTTTGCTATGATTAATATGTTATTCATTAATACTTTAGTACTGATAAAACAGAATAATATAGTGTTGTGGAAATATTATTCTTTGGTACTTATTTCATAGTATGTTTACAATCCAGATTAGTCATTCATTAAGGAAAtttacttttgtatttattttcattaaagtatagttgatttacaatgttgtaccaatttctgctgtccagcaaagtgacacacATATACATCCCAAGAGACTGTCCATGGTTCCCTAtggtaggacttcattgcttatccattctaataagCTTGGCAATAGCTTGCCTCTACTatcccccaactcccagtctatctccctccctcccttggcagccacaagtctgttctctctgtctgtgggtctctttctgttctgtagataggtgcatttgtgccatattttagattcagtatataagtgatatcatattgtatttgcctttttctttataacttatttaacttagcatggtaatctctaattgcatctatgttgctgcaactggcattatttcattcttttttgtggctgagtagtattccattgtatacatataccacatcttcttaatctgttcatttgttgatggatatttaggttgcttccctgtctttgctattgtgaatagtgctgctataaacaaaggggtgcatatacctttttgaattatagttttgtttggatgtatgcccgggagtgggattgctagatcatacggtagtttttgtttgtttgttttttagggccacacccatggcatatggaagtttccaggctagaggtccaattggagctgtagctgccagcctatgccacagcaatgccagatctgagccatgtctgtgacctacaccacagctcatagcaatgctggatcctcaacccagtgagagaggccagggatcaaacccacatcctcatagatactagtcgggctcattaccactgagccatgatgggaactcctcatatggtagttctaggtttagttttctgaggaacctccttactgttttctgtagtggttataccaatttatatcaTTTAGGAAGCTTACTGACTTAAAAAAGGTCATAGCCTCAAAAGCTTAAGTTATATATAGTGACATCTTATTACCAGATTATACTCATTGTTATGCAGTTGGATTAGTTTTGGTTAATATTAATTATCCATTAAAATTGGCAGCTTCACACCTTTGTTgcccatctgaaaaaaaaaactaagcaaaaatCATCAGGCTGtcaatactgaaaatactgaaaatcatccatgaggatgcaggatcgatccctggccttgctcagtgggttacggatccagcattgccatgagctgtggtgtaggttgcagatgcggctcagatctggcatggctgtggctgtggcttaggcttggcagctacagctccgattcgacccctagcctgggaacctccatatgccgcgggtacggccctaaaaagataaataaataaataaacaaacaaataaataaataaagtgacctTGGTATGATGCTACCAATGTAATTTCATTTGTAGGGGAGTATTACATCTACATTGCTTAAAATACAAAGGAGAACACTGGAGAGGACTCCTTCTTGATACACTCCTTCTTTTTTGCAAAACTTCCTTCCTAAGATTAGAATTATAATTCTAGTTTCTAGTATAACAATAAGTAATTAGAAAAGTTAGGTGTCACAAAATATCTTTGAGACTTTTGGTCAGTCAAGGATACAAATAAATGAGGCTGAGAAATAGTTTGTTCTGGTAGCCGCTATCaatatctctcttctccttctgataaCATTGGAGGATCTCACTTTCCTGCTACTTTGAGCTGTGATTTTCTTTGATCAATGAAATGCGAATGAGGTATATCACTTCCAAGTAGAAATAGGTAGTTGCCAGTGCAAGACTGTCTTCGGCTGTCTTTTCTTGTTGCAGCAATTAGGGAAGTAAAGGCTGATGTTGAGATGCCACAAGATCAAAGCATTCTGGGATGTGACGCCAACATGTGGAGAAAGGCTGTTCTAGGCAGTCTCCTGTAACCACAGAGAACCTTGCACGagtcagaaataaaattatgtttattttaaagatggaatGGGAATGTCAGTATACAGCATCATGGTCATTATGGTTCCACTGCCATTAAGCTAATGGGAACAGAGTAAGTGTTAGGAGGAGAGCGTTACAGCAGGTAGTAATACAAGTCATAGGATAACATTATTAAGGACCTTTTCACGAAGGTATCTGACCATTAAGTGGATTAGATAATTTGGATTCCACAGAAGGATTATTGTgtagtgatttctttttcttatatattaaaagtaaggagttcccgtcatggctcagtggtaatgagcctgacgagtaaccatgaggatgcgggtttgatccctggccttgctcaataggttaaggatccaccgttgccgtgagctgtggtcacagccgaggctcggatctggcattgctgtggctgtggcgtaggccagtggctgcagctccagattggaccccatagcctgggaatttccatatggccacacgtgcagccctaaaaaaggaaaataagtaaataaataaaataaaaaataaaaagagaagaaaaatagtaagctgaatttaaaatgttttaggcacttcttctcttcctcctcctctccctcccctcccccttccccctcctcctttttcttcctcttcttcctcttcttctccagcATCCATTTccccttcctgttttttttttttttcccttttgggacTTTGTTGTAGTGTTGCCGAAGAGTTGGATGAAAATTTTTCTAGAATGAATGCTCAGACACATAAATCCTAGGGAACTGAGTTTGCTGTGGTAAGTGCAAAGGGCGTAATGTTAGCAATGGATACTATATGAGTTTTGCAGTGCTGCTGCAACAAATTACTGCAAACCTGGgggcttcaaacaacagaaatttattctcataGTTCTGTAAGACAGAAGTCCAACAGcaaagtgttggcagggccatgtTCCTTCtaaaggctctaggggagaattctTCCTTgccccttccagcttctggtggctcctggGATTACTTGACTTATTGGAGCCTATCTCCAATTTCTGTCCCCATCTTCACATTACCCTCTTTCATGTGTCTCTGGGTAGCTTCTCTTTTCttgtctcttataaggacacctgtcattGAATGCGTGGCCCACCCAAATATAGGATGATACCAGGGTTAAAGTtaccttaattatatctgcaaagatcTCTATGTCAAATAAGGACACATTTTAATGTTCTGAGTAGATATATCTTTTGGGGCTGTTATTCCAACCACTACACATACAAAAAGATGTCAAGCTTAGTGTTATTTGTTGAGCATGGCTTCTCtgtgtcctttccccattgatgGAAATGTGCTTGGATTTCTGGCAGTGTTACTCTGTCTCtctgagggagggagaaagagacatcCTAGGTCCTTAGGAACCTTAAATAACAGCAGAATGTGCCTCACACCTTCAGAAACGTCATCCTAAAGATCCAGCAGAATTACCTTATAGGACTGCAAAAACTCCCTTAGGCAAACCAGGAGCTAAGATATGGATTCTAGGCATAATTCTTTAATATGTCAGCAGGAGCCAATATGTGAccactgaatatttaaaaaaaaaaaaaccctacagggTATTACAAACATGCATTTGCCTTGCAACCATGTAATGATATAATGGCCAGTCTGTCACTATATGCAATCAGTTTAAACTCCAGGAGAACCTGGGTGCAGGAGTCCTTGCACTGACCTTCACAGGAACCACGCCCCTCATTTCAAGTCTGCATGATACAGGCCTGCCTGATTTCATTTCCTGGCTTCTGGAATGAGTAAGCGACCCATGTCAGGCCAATGCGAGAACTATCACAACTATGGACTGACAAAAGGACAGTCATGTCATCTAAACTGGATCAATGGATGTGATATTCTAAGATTTTTGCTGGGACTATTAGGAAAAGGGCACTTTT is part of the Sus scrofa isolate TJ Tabasco breed Duroc chromosome 2, Sscrofa11.1, whole genome shotgun sequence genome and encodes:
- the LOC100621895 gene encoding LOW QUALITY PROTEIN: protocadherin alpha-1 (The sequence of the model RefSeq protein was modified relative to this genomic sequence to represent the inferred CDS: inserted 1 base in 1 codon); this translates as MLFSGRGGQGARRLLLPLLFLAAWEAGSSQIHYSVPEEAKHGTFVGRIAQDLGLELAELVPRLFRMASKGGGDLLEVNLQNGILFVNSRIDREELCGQSAECYIYLEVIVERPLQVFHVEVEVKDINDNPPVFRAKEQRFFIPESRLLDSHFPIEGAADADIGINAFLTYTLSPSDYFALDVQANDELSKSLSLELKKFLDREETPEFRLLLTATDGGKPELEGTVQLLITVLDVNDNAPLFAQAVYRVHLLETTANGTLVTALNASDADEGVNGEIIFSFVSDVPLNIKKTFKIDSTSGEIKLIGRLDYEXNKSYEIQVKAVDKGSPPMSNHCKVLVKVLDVNDNAPEMAVTSLSLPVREDSPPNTVIAFISLSDRDSGVNGQMTCTLTPHVPFKLVSTFKNYYSLVLDGTLDRESVASYELVVTARDGGSPSLWATASVSVEVGDVNDNAPVFAQPEYTVFVKENNAPGCHIFTVSARDADAQENARVAYSLVERRVGERALSSYVSVHAESGQVFALQPLDREELELLQFRVSARDAGAPPLGSNVTLQVFVLDENDNAPALLPPPPPSPWPPHGWAGGAGGGAGVVVAKVRAVDADSGYNAWLSYELQEEAAAPGGARSAFRVGLYTGEISTTRALDEADAARQRLLVLVKDHGEPALTATATVLLWLEDGGAAPKASSRLVVGPAAAAAEAALVDVHVYLVVAICAVSSLLVLTLLVYTALRCSAPRGEGACVPGPARLVCSSAVGSWASSPRRRRQRVCSGEGPPKADLMAFSPSLSPGVNTSEGNEHPETNSDLCGKFADANDFEFSYF